A stretch of Hydractinia symbiolongicarpus strain clone_291-10 chromosome 9, HSymV2.1, whole genome shotgun sequence DNA encodes these proteins:
- the LOC130657806 gene encoding uncharacterized protein LOC130657806, with product MSKDDYIRKVYDHLFNNKYYAKMKTDPSKDLKTNINGFIEISLCRHNINKNTAKFITPPENTRMPLFYILPKIHKDGIPGRPIVSAVNSITENISEFLNLCLQPLLPKLKSYVKDTKHLIQRLQTIPAQNEHVLLVSADVSSLYTNIPHQEGVDACIHFIRKYRNTLPSFTPNEHVIRTLFSFILENNYFMFLNEIYLQLLGTAMGTKVAPPYASLFLGLFEQVFIFDKFPNLITIFLRFLDDIFFIWEHSEEELHKFFTYLNSIHPTIKLTYEYSTEEISFLDTTIYLDKRSRKLKTKLFIKPTDSRALLHFTSYHPHHTKRGIIYSQALRYRMITIQDSILKCELDELKSILLTRGYKGRLVDEIFGKIAKLKQSDVLSNSTHKFNKKRIHFRTADNSGDADRDQNKDKHILPFILPYHEKFTTLKRILHKYWFIIESDPALRLVFPTKPFLTFTKHKNIQEYLIRAKMRSADHCLSI from the coding sequence ATGAGTAAAGATGACTACATTAGAAAAGTTTATGACCACCTCTTCAACAACAAATATtacgcaaaaatgaaaactgacCCTAGCAAAGACCTTAAAACTAATATCAACGGTTTCATAGAAATTTCTCTATGTCGCcacaacataaacaaaaacacggCCAAATTTATAACACCACCTGAAAACACTAGAATGCCCCTATTTTACATACTGCCAAAAATTCATAAGGATGGCATTCCAGGACGACCAATAGTTTCAGCCGTTAACTCTATAACTGAAAATATCtcagaatttttaaatctttgccTGCAACCTCTCTTACCAAAATTAAAATCCTATGTAAAGGACACCAAACATCTAATACAACGGTTACAAACCATACCGGCACAAAATGAACACGTTTTACTTGTATCAGCAGACGTATCCTCACTTTACACCAATATCCCTCATCAAGAAGGAGTTGATGCGTGTATTCATTTCATTAGAAAATACAGAAACACACTGCCTTCATTCACACCCAATGAACATGTAATACGAACGTTGTTTTCGTTTATACTGGAAAATAACTATTTCATGTTCCTAAATGAAATATATCTGCAGTTACTTGGCACAGCCATGGGTACGAAGGTGGCACCACCATACGCATCATTATTCCTGGGTCTTTTTGAGCAGGTGTTTATTTTCGATAAGTTTCCAAATTTAATCACTATATTTCTTCGTTTCCTAGACGACATATTCTTCATATGGGAACACAGTGAAGAAGAACTACACAAATTTTTCACATATCTAAATTCAATACACCCTACAATAAAATTGACCTATGAGTATTCAACAGAGGAAATTAGTTTTTTGGATACGACTATCTATTTAGATAAACGCTCGAGAAAACTCAAAaccaaattatttataaaaccaACTGACAGCAGAGCACTATTACATTTTACGTCGTATCACCCTCACCATACCAAAAGGGGTATAATTTATTCGCAAGCACTCCGCTATCGCATGATAACAATTCAAGATagcattttaaaatgtgagctCGATGAacttaaaagtattttgctgacCAGAGGATACAAAGGTCGGCTTGTTGATGAAATATTCGGGAAAATCGCCAAATTAAAACAATCAGACGTACTTTCTAACTCCACGCACAAGTTTAATAAAAAACGAATACATTTCAGAACCGCTGACAATAGTGGTGATGCTGACAGAGACCAAAACAAAGACAAACACATTCTACCTTTTATTTTACCTTACCACGAAAAATTTACAACGCTTAAACGAATACTACACAAGTATTGGTTTATAATTGAGAGCGACCCTGCTCTGCGACTCGTTTTTCCAACCAAACCATTCTTGACTTTCACCAAGCATAAAAATATACAGGAATATTTAATCAGAGCAAAGATGAGATCTGCTGACCACTGCCtttcaatataa
- the LOC130656705 gene encoding uncharacterized protein LOC130656705: protein MSEINDLPCCFCERSTKYRCISCQKTSCNICSTGVNSTVNGYSEEEKRVGRCPDCSVVINKQPKKIQRSIFSAFGKNPPTLAKQSATNITTPQTKGKTNPKQHKQTTSTRTVTPATVEKWKAELAQHSVAEWLLYDIKDGKVKNMRCKFCTTYQSQIKTLPNYSNIFVVGTQNYKKSAVEDHATKSRHHLKAHSLYLKATGVSLDERATTLSAADSSNVVAGLAKMDEKDMQRTKKKFEVAYFVAKNRLPLTTYPELETYVKNIRPLCFSRMSLT, encoded by the exons atgagtgaaatTAATGATTTGCCTTGTTGTTTTTGCGAAAGAAGCACGAAGTATCGGTGTATATCGTGTCAAAAAACATCTTGTAACATATGTTCTACCGGTGTTAACAGTACAGTCAATGGGTACAGCGAAGAGGAAAAACGTGTTGGTAGATGTCCTGATTGTTCTGTTGTTATTAATAAGCAGCCGAAGAAAATCCAAAGAAGCATATTTTCAGCCTTTGGAAAAAACCCACCAACATTAGCGAAGCAATCAGCAACGAATATA ACTACACCGCAGACCAAAGGCAAAACAAATCCGAAACAACACAAGCAAACAACATCAACAAGAACCGTAACACCTGCTACTGTTGAGAAGTGGAAAGCTGAGCTGGCACAACACAGCGTTGCTGAATGGCTGCTTTATGATATAAAAGATGGCAAGGTTAAGAACATGCGCTGTAAATTTTGTACGACGTATCAGTCCCAGATCAAAACATTGCCAAATTACAGCAACATCTTCGTTGTTGGCAcccaaaactataaaaaaagtgCAGTAGAAGACCATGCCACGAAGAGTAGACATCACTTAAAAGCCCATAGCCTGTATTTGAAAGCAACAGGAGTTTCCCTGGATGAACGAGCTACAACGTTATCTGCGGCCGATTCTTCCAACGTTGTCGCTGGTTTGGCCAAGATGGATGAAAAAGATATGCAACGAAcgaaaaagaaatttgaagTGGCGTATTTTGTTGCTAAAAATCGCTTACCGTTGACAACATATCCGGAGTTAGAGACATACGTGAAAAACATAAGGCCCTTATGTTTTTCACGTATGTCTCTAACATAG